The genomic region AAAAAATCTGTCCTACGGCGACCAGCGCCGTCTGGAAATCGCCCGCGCACTGGCGACCGTCCCGCAAGTGCTGGCGTTGGATGAACCGGCAGCGGGCATGAACCCCGCCGAACGCGACACGCTGAAACAGCTGATCCGTACCCTGCGCGACCAGCTCGGCCTGACCCTGATCGTGATCGAACACGACGTCAAACTGATGATGAGCCTGTGTGACCGCATTGCGGTACTCGATTTTGGCGAAAAAATTGCCGAAGATGTGCCGGCACAGATCCGCACCAATCCGCGCGTCATCAGCGCTTATCTGGGGGCAGAAGCATGAGCGAACTGCTCAACATCCACGAATTACGCGTCGCTTACGGGCAAATCCATGCCGTACAAGGCGTCAGCCTGAGCGTAGCCGAAGGCGAACGCGTGTGCCTGATTGGTGCTAACGGCGCCGGTAAAACCACGCTGCTCAAGGCCATTGCCGGCATGCTGCCCAGCGCAGGCGGCAGCGTACATTTTGCCGGGAAGCCCATCACCCGCTTGCCCTCGTATCAGATCGTGCCGCTCGGTATCGCGCTGGTGCCGGAAGGGCGCGGCATCTTCTCCCGGCTCAGTGTTGCCGAAAATCTGGAAATGGGTGCCTATATCCGCCGCGACAGCGCCGCTGTCAGACAGGAAATCGACACCATTTATCAACGTTATCCGCGTCTGGGCGAACGCCGAGCACAGCCAGCCGGGCAACTCTCCGGCGGCGAACAGCAACTGCTCGCCATCAATCGAGCCCTGCTGTCGCGCCCGCGCCTGCTGCTGCTGGATGAACCGAGCATGGGCCTGGCGCCGCTGATGGTCAACGCCATCTTCGCCACCCTGCAGGAAGCACATCAGCAAGGTGTAGCGCTACTGCTGGTGGAACAAAATGCCCGTCTGGCACTGGCCCATAGTGATCGCGGCTACATTATCGAAACCGGTAAAATCACCCAGCAGGATATTGCTGCCGAACTTGCCGCCAACACGGATATCAAGAAAGCCTATTTCGGCGAATAAACCGGCAACAGAGCAACGCCTGCTGCCGCTTCAAGCTGATAACACTCTTAATAAATACTGCACTTTTCTGCCTGTGACACTCTGTTCCCTAGCGCACAGACTTACTTATTCAAAAAGAGTAATATCAAATTCCGAATCAGCAGAAACGTATCGCTGCTTCGAAAGCAATATCGAGCCGAATTTAACCATGACACTTCCAGAATAAGGACTCACACCATGAATCTGCACCTGACCATCGGCCCACTTGTTGCACTCATCGCCGGCATCCTTATTCTGATCATGCCCAGAATGCTGAATCTGATCGTGGCTATTTATCTGATCATCATTGGTCTGATTGGCCTGTTCGGTACCGGCAGCTTTCATTAATTAAGTACGTTAACTGTAACAGTCACCCCTCCTGGAGATTCAAAATGCGTAAATTACTCATCAGTACACTCGTAGCAAGCATTGCACTCACCGGCTGCGCCAATATGTCGGAAACACAAAAAGGCACAGCGACAGGTGCCGGAATAGGCGCCGGCCTCGGTGCGATCATCGGCGCCACAACAGCGGGGGGTGGCGGTAGCCGTGCAGCCACTGGCGCAGCCCTGGGTGGTATTGCCGGTGCAGTTGCCGGCAATATATGGTCGAAAAAAATGGAAGCGCAGAAACAGCAGATGGAGCAAGCTACCCAGGGAACTGGCGTACAAGTCAGCCAGACGCCGGATAACCGTTTGAAACTGGAGATTCCTAGCGACATTTCATTTGAAACCGGCCGTTCGGACATACAACCGAATTTCCGCGCGATTCTGGATAAATTCGCCAGCAGCCTCAATGACAACCCGGCCACTATGGTTACTATTGTCGGCCATACCGACAATACCGGCAGCGATGCGATTAACAATCCATTATCACAGGATCGCGCCGCGCGCACCCGTGATTACCTGACCACCCGTGGCGTTGCGCCGGCGCGTTTCACCATCAATGGCCGTGGTTCACATGAGCCGGTTGCGTCGAATGACACCAGCGCCGGCCGTGCCAAGAACCGTCGTGTGGAAATTTTTGTAGCACAGCCACAGCAGTAAACGCCAGCCGACGACCAGCATGTACCATGGCGAACGCTTCAATGCAATCAGCCATCTGGTTGGCGCCGTATTGGCGCTGGCTGGCGGGGTACTGCTGATCGTACTGGCTGCACTGCACGGCAATGCATTAAAGATAATCGGCATCTCCATTTACAGCACCACGCTGGTGTTGCTGTATACCATATCCACGCTCTATCATAGCTTGCGCGGTCGTGCTAAAGACGTGCTGCGCAAACTCGACTACCAGGCAATCTACCTCCTGATTGCGGGGAGTTACACGCCGTTCTGTCTGGTAACACTGCACGGCACCTGGGGCTGGACACTGCTCGCTATCGTATGGACGCTAGCCATACTGGGCATGCTGCAAGAGCTGCGTCCCAAAAACTCGGCCAGAATACTCTCCGTGGTGATCTACGTGCTCATGGGCTGGGTTGCGCTCGCCGCCATCAAGCCATTGATGCACGCATTAGGCACTGCCGGATTTATCTGGCTGGCCGCTGGCGGGCTGCTGTATACCGGCGGTATCATCTTTTATGCCTACGATTACAAATTCAAACACTGGCACGGCATCTGGCATCTGTTCGTCGTTGCTGGCAGTGCTGCGCATTATTTTACCATCCTGTTTTATGTTGTCTGATCCGCCAGTCGCTTAAAAACCCGCGCAATTCCGTACCTAATACGCCACCCTGAAATTCGGCCTGATAAGCCCGTATTTCCTGTTCAAAAGTCCTGCAATGTGAGTTAACAATTGTTGACAGTCGTCTTTTCAATTAGTCATTACAATGGAACCAACCGAACTCAATTGCAGGAGAAAACCATGAACAAGTTAGCCATTATCAATTGCTTGCGCGACAGTAAAAAAGCCCATAAGGCTTTGGTCAATCACGTTCACGCACTCATCGAAGGCCTATCACTGGATGAGCCTTTTGCCTATGCGCAAAGTCTGACGAATAATGCTGACCGCAGCTACTGTGCCGAACACCAGGCTTTATCGCAGCTCGCCTTGTTCCGCATGATGGAAGAATCCAAAGCTGCTTATTTGGAAATACGCACACACCTGAAAGTGCTCGACAAGGCAGAAAATACGTCCCTGCTTGGACGCTTGTTTGGCGGCGATAAAGTGCTGGAATTGGAAAAACTGCTAGCCAGCCATCAGGTTAACGAATTGCTGACCCAGATCAAAACCCAGACCAGACAGATTGTGAGCGACATCGATGCGCTTACCGATAAAATAGTCAAAATGAGCGATCTTGAACTGCAGGTGCTACTCGCACCGCAAACGGCCCTGACAGATGCTGCCCTCAATGACAACCGGCATGCCGCCTGAATTGCCGGGCTGGTGAATCCCGAGCATGAATAACAGAATAGAAAATGCTTAAGACGTAAGATAAATGTAAGCAACTGCATGATATTGTTGAAAATATCATGCTGCTTATGGAGACAAGCTTGCGCACCACCACCTCAATGCATCACCACCCTGAACAGGGTGGCATACTGATACAAAGCCCCACACTAGCGCACATAATCACCGCCCAGCAAGCTTTGCAGCAACAACTGGAAACTCTGAAGCTGCACCGTTTTGTACACACCATCCTGTCTGCAGAATCAGGCCGCTATAGCATACGTTTCCTGCTCCACGAGGAAATTGCAGGCGAGTGGGCGCCTGATTGCGACACCATGCAATTATGCACCCACCTGCAACTGGACACCCAAACCAGCAGCACAGACCTGACGCGAGAAATCCTGCTGGCCATGCTGCTGAGTCCGGTGGCTTTCGAATTTCCAAGTCATGACGAGCTGCAAGCGGCGGTGCGCATCCGCCACAACATAGTCACAGCCGGACGCAGCACCGCAATGGCGTTTGATACCGCAGCAGCAGAACGCCCTGCGGAATACTGGACCTACAGTGAAGAAAACGGTTTCACCGTATTGCCAGGCCAACCCCTGATCAAGGCACTGCAGAAAGCCACACAACCCGACGACTCCGGTAAGCTGTATTCATTCTCCTGTTACCGCGCCACCGAATACGTCATTCTGCTCGGTATCGCGCAAGAGCTCATGGCCAGCAACCCGGCGCTGCACCAGCAACTGCAACAACAATGGGAACAACAAGCCATTATGTCGGGCAAATTCCATGATGTATTTTTACGCGAATACGGCTCCATGGAAACGCCGTTACCACCCAAATACTATGTCCCCGGCGACCGCCTGTGGTTTCGCAATCCTGACCCGCATTCCTCGGATATCATGGGCTACGAAGGTTCATGGGTGTTCTATCTCGGCAACGGGTTATTCAGCAATTTCTGGAAACGCGACCAGCCCTACACCCTGACCAGCAAATGCCTGGAACTGTACCACTGGCGCAACGCGACTTATCATGATCTGGCCGGTGAATTGCAGCTCGACGAATCCGTAGTAGAAGCCCGGGTGAGCGAATCCATGCAAGACCCCGTCGAGGTCGAACGTATCCTGACGCAAATGCTGCGACTGCGCGAGCCTACAGGCGTCTATGTCGAGGGAGGCTGCATCGACACAACCCGCGAATATCCGCGCTGGGTGTGCCCGCACACGGCCGATCTGGGATTGTGTATAAGTTAATCCGGCGTGCCAGTTGATGCACTATGCGTCTTGAACAACGCCAGCGTCAACTCCCGTGCCTGCGCATGATTGACTACGGGCGCTGGGTAATCCTGCCCGATTTTCACCCCGAAATCCTGTTGCTGTGCTGCTGACAGTAGCCAGGGCGCATGAATTAATTTGGCTGGCACGGCGGCAAGCTCAGGCAGATAACGCTTGATGAATCGACCTTCAGCATCGAAGCGTTGTGACTGGGTGACGGGGTTAAAGATGCGGAACCACGGTTGCGCATCACAGCCAGTGGACGCGCACCACTGCCAGCCGCCATTGTTGGCGGCAAAGTCATAGTCAAGCAGCTGTTCAGCAAAATACGCCTCGCCCCAGCGCCAGTCCACATGCAGATCCTTCACCAGAAACGACGCGGCAATCATGCGCAGGCGGTTATGCATATAGCCAGTCTGGTTGAGCTGACGCATTGCGGCGTCGACGACAGGATAGCCAGTGCGCGCCTGACACCAGGCTTCAAAATGCCCGGGTGGATTCGGCCAGACGATAGCATCAAAGTCGGATTTATAGCTATGCCCTAACGCCAGTTCAGGATGATGGCATAATACCTGCTGATAAAACTCGCGCCAGATCAGCTCCGATAGCCAGGTCTGCGCCCCGGCACCGCCATGGTGATAGGCATAATTCACCAACTGGCGAATGGAAAGGGTACCAAAGCGTAAATGCACAGACAGATACGACGGCCCCTTAATGGCAGGGAAATCGCGGGCATCCTGATAGCGGTCGATACGCTCAACAAAATCCTCCCACAATTGTGCTGCACCATCCACACCGGTCTTGATACCCAGTTGCTGTAAATTGCTGCGCTCAAACCCAAGCTCAGCCAGCTCCGGCATGCTTTGCGGCAACAGCGGGGCGTAATCAGCCTCACTTGGATAGGGTTGCAGGTATAGTGGGGTGAGTTTTTTCAACCAGGCATTTTTGTACGGTGTGAATACGCCAAAAGGCTTACCGGTTTGCGTCAGCACCTCGTCGCATTCAAACACCACCTGATCCTTGTAGCTGTACAAATGCCGACCCACCGCCGTCAATTGCTCAGCCACCAGCGCATCACGCTGCAAAGCCAGTGGCTCGTAATCACGATTGCAGAATACCGCATCGGCATCATATTCTGCGGCCAGTTGCGGAATCAGCTCAACCGCCGAGCCATGGCGCACAACCAGACTGCTGCCACGCGCCTCCAGCGTCCGTTTTAATGCGCTGACACACTCCCAGATGAATTCCACCCGCCGGTCCTGCCGCGGCAAGTCTTGCAATATTTCGCTGTCAAAGATGAACACCACCACAACTTGCCCGGCAGCGATCGCCGCATGGTGCAGCGCGGCATGATCGTGCAGACGCAGATCACGGCGCAGCCAGAGCAGGGCAGTTTCGGGTTTATCGGTTTTCATCAATTAACGCCGCCGGTGCAACACGCGCCAGCCCAATAATACGGTCAGTACCGCCGCGTAGATCAGCGGCTGGGTCAGGTCCTTTTTCACCAGCCAGGCGTAGTGCAGCACACCGAGTATGGCAATCACATACACCAGCCGGTGCAGCAGTTGCCAGCGTCTGGCACCCAGACGCCGAATCATGTTATTGCTGGAAGTCAGCGCCAGCGGGATCAGCAACACAAAAGCACTGAATCCCACGGTAATGAACGGCCGCTTGTACACATCCTTGATGATCGCGGCAAAATCAAAGAACTGATCGAGCCAGATGTAGGTAATGAAATGCAGACAGGCATAAAAAAATGAAAACAGGCCGAGCATGCGTCGCACCCGCAGCAGGCTGTTCCAGCCGCTCAGTTGCCGTAACGGCGTCACCGTCAGCGTCAGCATCAGGCCAACCAGCGTCCAGGT from Sulfuriferula thiophila harbors:
- a CDS encoding DUF3096 domain-containing protein, coding for MNLHLTIGPLVALIAGILILIMPRMLNLIVAIYLIIIGLIGLFGTGSFH
- a CDS encoding sulfite oxidase heme-binding subunit YedZ → MAVASAAQLRWLKIGVFVLACYPLLRLIFLGVTDGLGTNPIEFITRSSGTWTLVGLMLTLTVTPLRQLSGWNSLLRVRRMLGLFSFFYACLHFITYIWLDQFFDFAAIIKDVYKRPFITVGFSAFVLLIPLALTSSNNMIRRLGARRWQLLHRLVYVIAILGVLHYAWLVKKDLTQPLIYAAVLTVLLGWRVLHRRR
- a CDS encoding OmpA family protein codes for the protein MRKLLISTLVASIALTGCANMSETQKGTATGAGIGAGLGAIIGATTAGGGGSRAATGAALGGIAGAVAGNIWSKKMEAQKQQMEQATQGTGVQVSQTPDNRLKLEIPSDISFETGRSDIQPNFRAILDKFASSLNDNPATMVTIVGHTDNTGSDAINNPLSQDRAARTRDYLTTRGVAPARFTINGRGSHEPVASNDTSAGRAKNRRVEIFVAQPQQ
- the trhA gene encoding PAQR family membrane homeostasis protein TrhA, whose amino-acid sequence is MYHGERFNAISHLVGAVLALAGGVLLIVLAALHGNALKIIGISIYSTTLVLLYTISTLYHSLRGRAKDVLRKLDYQAIYLLIAGSYTPFCLVTLHGTWGWTLLAIVWTLAILGMLQELRPKNSARILSVVIYVLMGWVALAAIKPLMHALGTAGFIWLAAGGLLYTGGIIFYAYDYKFKHWHGIWHLFVVAGSAAHYFTILFYVV
- a CDS encoding cryptochrome/photolyase family protein, translated to MKTDKPETALLWLRRDLRLHDHAALHHAAIAAGQVVVVFIFDSEILQDLPRQDRRVEFIWECVSALKRTLEARGSSLVVRHGSAVELIPQLAAEYDADAVFCNRDYEPLALQRDALVAEQLTAVGRHLYSYKDQVVFECDEVLTQTGKPFGVFTPYKNAWLKKLTPLYLQPYPSEADYAPLLPQSMPELAELGFERSNLQQLGIKTGVDGAAQLWEDFVERIDRYQDARDFPAIKGPSYLSVHLRFGTLSIRQLVNYAYHHGGAGAQTWLSELIWREFYQQVLCHHPELALGHSYKSDFDAIVWPNPPGHFEAWCQARTGYPVVDAAMRQLNQTGYMHNRLRMIAASFLVKDLHVDWRWGEAYFAEQLLDYDFAANNGGWQWCASTGCDAQPWFRIFNPVTQSQRFDAEGRFIKRYLPELAAVPAKLIHAPWLLSAAQQQDFGVKIGQDYPAPVVNHAQARELTLALFKTHSASTGTPD
- a CDS encoding ABC transporter ATP-binding protein — encoded protein: MSELLNIHELRVAYGQIHAVQGVSLSVAEGERVCLIGANGAGKTTLLKAIAGMLPSAGGSVHFAGKPITRLPSYQIVPLGIALVPEGRGIFSRLSVAENLEMGAYIRRDSAAVRQEIDTIYQRYPRLGERRAQPAGQLSGGEQQLLAINRALLSRPRLLLLDEPSMGLAPLMVNAIFATLQEAHQQGVALLLVEQNARLALAHSDRGYIIETGKITQQDIAAELAANTDIKKAYFGE